A single window of Caldimicrobium thiodismutans DNA harbors:
- a CDS encoding epoxyqueuosine reductase QueH: MKDFVLLHICCGPCSLYPLKTLKKESIKVKGFFYNPNIHPYQEFKLRIAALKEVEKIENLEIIWDETYGLRIFLDEISFQWERPKRCECCYYLRLKRTIELAEKLRAEAFTTTLLYSPFQFHDLIKEIGEELSYLYKVPFFYQDWRGGYKEGKEIAIELGIYRQKYCGCIFSEEERFSSKKKTPLFQIPKNSL, from the coding sequence TTAAAAACCCTTAAAAAAGAGAGCATCAAAGTAAAGGGTTTTTTTTATAATCCCAATATACATCCCTATCAGGAATTCAAATTGAGAATAGCTGCTCTAAAGGAGGTTGAAAAAATTGAAAATCTTGAAATCATCTGGGATGAAACCTATGGATTGAGAATCTTTCTTGATGAGATTTCTTTTCAATGGGAGCGCCCTAAAAGATGTGAATGCTGTTATTACCTGAGACTTAAAAGAACGATAGAACTTGCTGAAAAACTAAGGGCTGAAGCCTTCACAACAACCCTCCTTTACAGTCCCTTTCAGTTTCACGATTTGATCAAAGAAATTGGAGAAGAGCTCTCTTATCTCTATAAAGTCCCCTTTTTCTATCAGGACTGGAGAGGGGGCTACAAAGAGGGAAAAGAAATTGCTATAGAACTTGGAATATACCGCCAGAAATACTGTGGCTGTATCTTCAGTGAAGAAGAAAGATTTTCTTCTAAAAAGAAGACTCCTCTTTTCCAAATCCCTAAAAATTCTCTTTAA